CGATACTGACCCGTGGCGACCGGTGGCCCCCCGTGGTTCCCATCAGGGGTACGCCCTGCTCGGGGCGATCGCGGCGGGTATCGGTGGCATTCTTTTGGCCTTCGGGCTCTCAGCAGTCCTCGGTCTGGCTATTGGCGGGTTCTTTCGTGACCTGTCGCTTCTGGTCATGGTCGGTCTCCTCTTTCTCACGAGTGCCCTGGGGCTCGTGGGTGGGGGCGTCCTCTATCTCCGATATCGTGGCCTCTCGCCGCGAGCCTACGTCCCTGCGGACGTTCCCGGACTGCGTGATCTACTCTATGCAGGGGGTGGCTACGTGGCGGCGATGGGGCTTGTCTTCGCCGCCGGCGTGGCGCTCACCGTCGGTGGGGTTCAGCCGGAGACCACAAACCAGGCCGCGGAACTGGGCATCGAGAACCCGGAACTGCTGCTCTGGCTCGTCCCGCTCTCCCTTTTCGTGATTGCACCCAGCGAGGAGTTCCTGTTTCGGGGGGTCGTCCAGGGACGACTTCGCGAGGCGTTTTCGGCCCAACTCGCGATCCCGCTGACGGCCGCACTCTTCGCGCTGGTTCACTACTTCTCGTTGACGGGCGGCAGCGGGGCCCGATTCATCGCCATCGCGATCCTCTTCCTGCCGAGTCTGGTCTTCGGGGTGGCCTACGAGCGCACCGAGAACCTGGTGGTCCCAATTTTGATCCACGGCGTGTACAATTCCACCCTGGTGCTGTTGCTCTACGTCTCGATCTCGGTCATGGGAGACGTGCCCGCCGCGATCTGATTACTCCTCGGTCGGAACCGGGCCGGTACCGATGACCCCTTCGACGGCCTCGCGGAAGGCCTGTCGAGTGGGGAAGTACGTCTCGTCGATCTCCGCCAGGATGTCGGTGAGTTCCTGGGGCCCATCCGGCGTCCGGACGACGGTGTCGCCCTCTTTGCGGTCGATTTCGCTCTTCTGGATCGCCCAGGTCAGTCGCTCGGCGATCCGGGCGATCGGGGCGCCCTCCACGTCGGGGCCCGAACCCAGTTCGACGCCGTCCGCTTCGTCGGTGTCCTCGGCCATGGAAGGGGCTTTTCCCGGCCGCCGATTCAAGCTTTCGATGCACTGCGCCGGCGGCCCGTCTGACATAGTGTTATGGGCCTCCGGTTCCAACGGGGCCGTATGCCAAGCCTGGGGGAGACCTACGAGCGCCGGGTCGGGGTTGCGAGCCGCAAGCAGGTGCTCCTGGGAACCGGGCTCTTCGTCGCCGGGGCCGTCCTCCTCGTGGCCGCGATCCTGATCGGTGGCACTGGACTCCTGGTGGAGAACGGCTTTGGCGTCCTGGAGAGCCGGGAGATAGCGGGTATCCTCGGCGGCGTCGGGATCCCGGCGGTGTTCCTGGGGGTGACGATCGTCCTCCCAGCGACGCGGTTCCACAAGACCGCTGCCGGACTCGGGGCCGCCCTGGCCCTCGTCGGCGTGGCGCTCTTCCGGCATGCCTACCCCGAGAACTGGTATGCCAGCCCGGGTGTCCCCTCGACGCTGGTCCTGGGCCTGCTGCTGGTCTACTTCGCCGGCATCCTGGTCTCCTTCTGGACGCTTTTCACCGCCGTCGCGACCTTCAAGACCCGAAACGATCCCGGGGGCACGGTCTCGCTCTCTGTCGACAACCCGGGGGCGACGGTGCGGGCGGTCGAGGCCGTCCAGACCGAGTTCCAGAACGCCGGGAAGGCCATCAGCAGCGGTCTGGGCGGTATCGGGACCTTCGGGGACGAGACCGAAACCACG
This region of Halodesulfurarchaeum sp. HSR-GB genomic DNA includes:
- a CDS encoding type II CAAX endopeptidase family protein; the encoded protein is MSDTDPWRPVAPRGSHQGYALLGAIAAGIGGILLAFGLSAVLGLAIGGFFRDLSLLVMVGLLFLTSALGLVGGGVLYLRYRGLSPRAYVPADVPGLRDLLYAGGGYVAAMGLVFAAGVALTVGGVQPETTNQAAELGIENPELLLWLVPLSLFVIAPSEEFLFRGVVQGRLREAFSAQLAIPLTAALFALVHYFSLTGGSGARFIAIAILFLPSLVFGVAYERTENLVVPILIHGVYNSTLVLLLYVSISVMGDVPAAI
- a CDS encoding DUF5789 family protein, translating into MAEDTDEADGVELGSGPDVEGAPIARIAERLTWAIQKSEIDRKEGDTVVRTPDGPQELTDILAEIDETYFPTRQAFREAVEGVIGTGPVPTEE